Proteins from a genomic interval of Anolis sagrei isolate rAnoSag1 chromosome 1, rAnoSag1.mat, whole genome shotgun sequence:
- the SAYSD1 gene encoding SAYSvFN domain-containing protein 1 — translation MEKRLAEFRAARQASAAPPPLPPASPPPPPPPAKPTRADATAGKEQAPPPPEECSQSPKAQAVTTPLPWWTRSFFMNVTFLKFLLWLVLLGLFVELEFGLAYFVLSMFYWIYVGTRGPGERQSGEKSAYSVFNPGCEAIEGTLTAEQLERELQYQPFLWR, via the exons ATGGAGAAGAGGCTAGCTGAGTTCCGAGCGGCCCGGCAGGCCTCCGCCGCCCCTCCGCCgcttcctcctgcttctcctcctcctcctcctcctcccgcgaAGCCCACGAGAGCCGACGCAACGGCGGGCAAAGAGCAGGCCCCGCCGCCTCCTGAG GAATGCAGTCAAAGCCCCAAGGCCCAAGCTGTGACGACCCCTTTGCCATGGTGGACCCGCTCTTTTTTTATGAATGTGACTTTTCTCAAATTTCTTCTCTGGCTGGTGTTACTTGGACTGTTTGTGGAACTGGAATTTGGATTGGCTTATTTTGTGTTATCCATGTTCTATTGGATCTATGTTGGAACCCGTGGACCCGGAGAGAGACAGAGCGGAGAAAAAAGTGCTTATTCTGTGTTTAACCCTGGCTGTGAAGCCATCGAAGGAACTCTCACAGCTGAACAGCTTGAGAGAGAACTGCAATACCAGCCATTTTTATGGAGATAG